The Acinetobacter sp. GSS19 genome includes a region encoding these proteins:
- a CDS encoding YchJ family protein yields MQPNTCPCGQGLYQQCCQPLHQQQQYAVSAEQLMRSRYSAFALQQIDYLIQTTALGQQAALDRAGIADWSQRNQWLKLEILQVQEKIGKAHAAVEFQAHYHDGQQAQVHRELSYFVQYQGRWYFLDPTLDMQITMKQPCVCGSGKKFKQCCAQFL; encoded by the coding sequence ATGCAACCCAATACATGTCCCTGTGGCCAAGGTCTTTATCAGCAGTGCTGTCAGCCTTTGCACCAGCAGCAACAATATGCGGTCAGTGCAGAACAGTTGATGCGTTCGCGTTATAGTGCCTTTGCCTTGCAGCAAATCGATTATCTGATCCAGACCACGGCACTTGGACAACAAGCCGCTCTGGACCGGGCAGGGATTGCAGACTGGAGCCAGCGTAATCAATGGCTGAAACTGGAAATTCTGCAGGTACAGGAAAAAATCGGCAAAGCGCATGCGGCGGTAGAATTTCAGGCGCATTATCACGATGGGCAACAGGCTCAGGTACATCGTGAGTTGTCTTATTTTGTCCAGTACCAAGGGCGCTGGTACTTTCTGGATCCGACCTTAGACATGCAGATCACTATGAAGCAGCCGTGTGTCTGTGGCTCAGGGAAAAAATTTAAGCAGTGCTGTGCGCAATTTTTATGA